The region TTTTGTAGGTTCAGGACTCTCTTTTTTTGTAGCAGCTACAATAACAACTATTGCAAAAATAAAGCTGCCCACAACAACTCCTACAGTTTCTAAAACGCTTCTTAAATGACTATTTTCCTTGCTCATAAAACCCTCTCTTACTAAATTAAAAGTTAAACAAAAATAAATTTATAGTAGTGATCGACTAAAAAAGCCGCAAATATTAAACTCAGATATAAAATCGAATAATTAAATACTTTTTTTGATAGTTTATCAGAATAATTCCTGTACAACACAACAACATAATAAAGAAATACAGCGTTTAATATTGTTGCAAAGAATAAATAAATAAGCCCTGACATACCAACACTAAAGGGCATGAGAGTAACTATCGCCAAAATAATAGTGTATAAAATGATATGTAGTAAAGTAAATTTTTCACCATGCGTTACGGGCAACATTGGGATACCAACTTTGGCATATTCCTCGCGACGGTAAAGTGCCAAAGCCCAGAAATGCGGAGGCGTCCAACAGAATATTATTAAAAAAAGAATCCACGCTTCAGGTGAAAGTTGGTTATTGACTGCGGCCCAACCTAATACAGGTGGCATTGCTCCAGAGGCACCTCCAATAACGATATTCATTGGGGTAGCAGGTTTTAAGAATACTGTGTAGATCGCCGCGTAAGCAAAAAAAGTTATTAACGTGAGCCACATAGTGAGGAAGTTTACAAAAAAGAACAGGACTGCTAATCCTATGAGGCCAACTATAGATGCTAGAACTAATGTTTCTTGCTGGTTAATTTTTCCAGTGCCAAGAGGTCTGGCTCGAGTTCTTGCCATTTTCTTATCAATACTCTCCTCAATCAGGCAATTAAATGCTGCTGCTGCTGCTGCCACAAAACCTATTCCTAAAATGCCTGACAATA is a window of Methylophilales bacterium DNA encoding:
- the cyoE gene encoding heme o synthase, with protein sequence MTKALENNEFQINAEKIKNFLTLCKLRVNSLIVFTAVIGMFLSTPGMVPWNILLSGILGIGFVAAAAAAFNCLIEESIDKKMARTRARPLGTGKINQQETLVLASIVGLIGLAVLFFFVNFLTMWLTLITFFAYAAIYTVFLKPATPMNIVIGGASGAMPPVLGWAAVNNQLSPEAWILFLIIFCWTPPHFWALALYRREEYAKVGIPMLPVTHGEKFTLLHIILYTIILAIVTLMPFSVGMSGLIYLFFATILNAVFLYYVVVLYRNYSDKLSKKVFNYSILYLSLIFAAFLVDHYYKFIFV